The Desulfomicrobium orale DSM 12838 genome includes a window with the following:
- a CDS encoding SH3 domain-containing protein yields MKPSLPLCLLLLLLFAGACASRPAPPPEAPPAREPAIVQEPRVGPLPEVVFDVPQLASEAVPLSDAPLLPEAERAVLHGRALERFFAPWHLQKPSLSPEQAFWGVRAYGGKQGYAENLQPYPRDRWDRLVALQNMSAYPSMHSPGIVTRNTALRLLPTLRPFFLDPARPGEGFPFDYFQNSALWLGTPVFVTHVSADRAWYLVETAFAHGWVRAEDVALAGKDFRAAYESRHMAALIADDTPLMDGVRFLGQTHIGAIFPIHGQTATGLRVKVPVRGVNNWAETGEAELSAQQAAPMPLPLTARAVAGLADAMTGQLYGWGGMFENRDCSSTLRDLFLPFGVWLPRNSVQQARQGGQFISLNGLTPDAKLETIRTRGVPFASLVWLPGHIGLYLGVDEHNEPLMLHNLWGLRTALPDGVEGRAVAGKLSISTLRPGEDRPDIRRGAFLERIRGLTLLGAGVSVR; encoded by the coding sequence ATGAAACCAAGCCTCCCGCTCTGTCTGCTGCTCCTGCTGCTGTTTGCGGGCGCCTGCGCTTCCAGACCCGCACCGCCGCCCGAAGCGCCTCCCGCCAGGGAACCGGCCATTGTCCAGGAGCCCCGCGTCGGGCCTCTCCCCGAAGTGGTTTTCGATGTGCCGCAACTGGCCTCCGAGGCTGTACCGCTTTCGGACGCACCACTGCTGCCGGAGGCCGAGCGGGCGGTACTGCACGGCAGAGCTCTGGAGCGGTTCTTCGCGCCCTGGCATCTGCAGAAGCCGTCCCTGTCTCCGGAACAGGCCTTCTGGGGCGTACGCGCCTACGGCGGCAAGCAGGGTTACGCGGAAAATCTGCAGCCCTACCCGCGGGATCGCTGGGACCGTCTGGTGGCCCTGCAGAACATGTCCGCCTATCCGTCCATGCACAGTCCGGGCATTGTCACCCGGAACACCGCCCTGCGCCTCCTGCCGACCCTGCGGCCCTTCTTTCTGGATCCGGCCCGTCCAGGCGAGGGTTTTCCCTTCGATTATTTCCAGAACAGCGCCCTGTGGCTCGGCACGCCCGTGTTCGTGACCCATGTTTCCGCCGACCGGGCCTGGTATCTCGTGGAGACGGCCTTCGCTCACGGCTGGGTCCGCGCCGAGGACGTGGCCCTGGCCGGAAAAGATTTCCGCGCCGCGTACGAATCCCGGCACATGGCGGCCCTGATCGCGGACGACACGCCGCTCATGGACGGAGTGCGCTTTCTCGGCCAGACCCATATCGGAGCCATTTTTCCCATACACGGCCAGACGGCCACGGGCTTGCGGGTGAAGGTTCCCGTGCGGGGCGTGAACAACTGGGCCGAAACGGGCGAGGCCGAACTGAGCGCGCAGCAGGCCGCACCCATGCCCCTGCCCCTGACAGCGCGGGCCGTGGCCGGACTGGCCGACGCCATGACCGGGCAGCTCTACGGCTGGGGCGGAATGTTTGAAAACCGGGACTGCTCTTCCACCCTGCGCGACCTCTTCCTGCCTTTCGGCGTCTGGCTGCCGCGCAATTCGGTCCAGCAGGCCAGACAGGGCGGCCAGTTCATCTCCCTGAACGGCCTGACTCCGGACGCCAAGCTCGAAACCATCCGGACGCGGGGCGTTCCTTTCGCTTCCCTTGTCTGGCTGCCGGGCCACATCGGCCTGTATCTGGGTGTCGATGAACACAATGAACCGCTCATGCTGCACAATCTGTGGGGCCTGCGCACCGCTCTTCCGGATGGCGTGGAAGGCCGGGCCGTGGCCGGCAAGCTGTCCATATCCACATTACGCCCGGGCGAGGACCGGCCGGATATACGGCGGGGGGCCTTTCTGGAACGCATCCGCGGCCTGACCCTTCTCGGTGCGGGCGTTTCCGTGAGATAA
- a CDS encoding YitT family protein, which yields MNSKLRIYAFSIPWNLFLLTLGSSLVALSIQSVAVPHEFLSGGVSSISLLFYYFTSTLSPGLWLLFLNIPIAIGGWFLVSRRFVLYTAYGMAAVSIWMELLSSVVLPIEDSLLAAIAAGALLGGGVGTALRSFGSTGGLDIIAVILHQRFGFRIGQIGFLFNMCVLGVGFWLMDTDVVMYSLISVFVSGQVTDHVLSMFNQRKLVFIISNQAQAISRAIIEGAQRGVTILEGRGGYTGQPKQVVMTVVNNLQQKKLEEMIFTLDPDAFVIFENTFNVIGKGFSKWKVY from the coding sequence ATGAATTCAAAACTACGCATCTACGCTTTTTCCATTCCATGGAACCTGTTCCTGCTGACCCTGGGCAGCTCGCTGGTGGCCCTGAGCATCCAGAGCGTGGCTGTGCCGCACGAATTTCTGTCCGGCGGCGTTTCGAGCATCAGTCTGCTCTTCTACTACTTCACGAGCACCCTGAGTCCGGGCCTGTGGCTGCTCTTTCTGAACATACCCATAGCCATAGGCGGCTGGTTCCTGGTCAGCCGCAGATTCGTGCTGTATACGGCCTACGGCATGGCGGCCGTCTCCATCTGGATGGAGCTGCTGTCTTCCGTGGTCCTGCCCATAGAGGACAGCCTGCTGGCGGCCATCGCCGCGGGGGCCCTGCTCGGCGGAGGCGTCGGCACGGCCCTGCGTTCTTTCGGCTCCACGGGCGGCCTCGATATCATCGCCGTGATCCTGCACCAGCGTTTCGGGTTCAGAATCGGGCAGATCGGCTTTCTGTTCAATATGTGCGTGCTCGGCGTGGGCTTCTGGCTCATGGACACGGACGTGGTCATGTACTCCCTGATATCGGTCTTTGTCAGCGGCCAGGTCACGGACCATGTGCTGAGCATGTTCAACCAGCGCAAACTGGTCTTCATCATCTCCAATCAGGCCCAGGCCATTTCCCGGGCCATCATCGAGGGGGCCCAGCGCGGGGTGACCATTCTGGAAGGACGGGGCGGCTACACGGGCCAGCCCAAGCAGGTGGTCATGACGGTGGTCAACAACCTTCAGCAGAAAAAACTGGAGGAAATGATCTTCACCCTGGACCCGGACGCCTTCGTCATTTTTGAGAACACCTTCAATGTCATCGGCAAGGGTTTCTCCAAATGGAAAGTGTACTGA
- a CDS encoding rhomboid family intramembrane serine protease translates to MIDILPMLAPGGEESLPDRKTMRTWMLVLQSQGILCRTEAGPRLLVSPAMAQAACAEIMAYERENRTLPRPEPLPDNSWISLLIVGGCVLLTLWLDPQSGPRPAWYLNGRADSGRILHGEWWRCVTALFLHADAGHLLSNAAALSLLGILLSRRLGSGLTWGLFVLTGALGNAVNAWIQGPGHLSVGASTGVFGLVGVLAGGAGALKPGGRMRILFLSLGFALSLLAMLGAGEERVDVGAHLFGLLCGLPFGLLPGRRKAAGWRGLNLAAGGAGAALSCWAWSLAAAA, encoded by the coding sequence GTGATCGACATCCTGCCCATGCTGGCCCCCGGCGGCGAGGAGAGCCTCCCTGACAGGAAAACCATGCGGACCTGGATGCTGGTTCTGCAATCTCAGGGCATTCTGTGCCGGACGGAAGCCGGGCCGCGTCTTCTGGTTTCCCCGGCCATGGCCCAGGCGGCCTGTGCGGAAATCATGGCCTACGAGCGCGAGAACCGGACCCTGCCGCGCCCCGAGCCCCTGCCCGACAATTCCTGGATTTCCCTGCTGATCGTAGGCGGATGCGTGCTGCTGACCCTCTGGCTGGACCCGCAATCCGGCCCGCGCCCGGCCTGGTACCTGAACGGCCGGGCCGACTCAGGGCGGATTCTGCACGGGGAATGGTGGCGCTGCGTGACCGCCCTCTTTCTGCACGCCGACGCCGGACATCTGCTTTCCAATGCCGCGGCCCTGTCCCTCCTCGGCATCCTGCTGAGCAGGCGTCTGGGCTCCGGGCTGACCTGGGGCCTTTTCGTGCTCACGGGAGCCCTGGGTAATGCCGTCAACGCCTGGATACAGGGGCCGGGGCATCTCAGCGTGGGTGCGTCCACGGGCGTCTTCGGGCTTGTCGGTGTGCTGGCGGGCGGAGCAGGAGCCCTGAAACCCGGAGGCCGCATGCGGATTCTCTTTCTGTCTCTCGGCTTCGCCCTGAGCCTGCTGGCCATGCTGGGAGCAGGAGAAGAGAGAGTGGACGTGGGGGCTCATCTGTTCGGGCTGCTGTGCGGCCTTCCTTTCGGCCTGCTGCCCGGGCGGCGGAAGGCGGCCGGATGGCGCGGGCTCAATCTCGCGGCAGGCGGAGCCGGGGCGGCTCTGTCCTGCTGGGCCTGGAGCCTGGCCGCGGCAGCGTGA
- a CDS encoding ElyC/SanA/YdcF family protein: MSLSIGFMLKKIIGALLMPLSVCLLFFALGFLHIFLRRLRDAVAPFAIGTALLYVFSLNTVAAWLMEPLEQRHPALNLSDPAVAGTPVKWVVVLGSGHHTNPLLPPAAMLEEAALFRLAEGLRVAGHFQEAVLILSGGAIKDEQPNARVMAKAALGLGFDPGRIILADKTMDTHDEAVQIKSIVGDDPFVLVTSASHMPRSVKLFRHEGLRPLPAPAYYRCRGESEYLLPRAVNIETCHLAVHEYLGLAWSFLRGQISFDDSP; encoded by the coding sequence ATGAGCCTTTCCATCGGCTTCATGCTCAAGAAAATCATCGGCGCTCTGCTCATGCCGCTGTCGGTCTGCCTGCTTTTTTTCGCTCTCGGCTTTCTGCATATTTTTCTGCGCCGTCTCCGGGACGCGGTGGCTCCTTTTGCCATCGGCACAGCCCTGCTGTACGTCTTTTCCCTGAATACCGTCGCCGCATGGCTGATGGAGCCGCTGGAACAGCGCCATCCGGCTCTGAACCTGTCCGACCCGGCCGTGGCCGGAACTCCGGTGAAATGGGTGGTGGTGCTGGGCTCGGGGCATCACACCAACCCTCTGCTGCCCCCGGCGGCCATGCTGGAGGAAGCGGCCCTGTTCCGTCTGGCCGAGGGTCTGCGCGTGGCCGGACATTTCCAGGAGGCAGTGCTGATCTTGAGCGGTGGAGCCATAAAGGACGAACAACCCAACGCCCGGGTCATGGCCAAGGCGGCCCTCGGTCTGGGATTCGACCCGGGGCGCATCATCCTTGCAGACAAAACCATGGACACCCATGACGAGGCCGTGCAGATCAAGAGCATCGTGGGCGACGACCCCTTCGTACTGGTCACATCGGCCTCGCACATGCCCCGGTCCGTGAAGCTGTTCCGTCACGAGGGGCTGCGCCCCCTGCCCGCGCCCGCGTATTACCGGTGCCGGGGCGAGTCCGAATACCTGCTGCCCCGCGCAGTGAACATAGAGACCTGCCATCTGGCTGTGCACGAATACCTGGGCCTTGCCTGGTCCTTCCTGCGCGGGCAGATTTCCTTCGACGACTCCCCGTGA
- the aroC gene encoding chorismate synthase, which translates to MAGNTFGVLFRLTTFGESHGPALGGVVDGCPAGIGLSEAMIQAELDRRRPGQGGPAVTARAEADRIRLLSGVFEGRTTGTSIGFAVENTDQRSRDYEAIRNIFRPGHGDMSYEAKYGLRDYHGGGRASGRETVSRVAGGAVAGAFLDTIGVAVRAAAVELGGVPAGATDLDGAQDRPFFAAAPDAAVKWEQVVREAVSRGDTVGGIVEVRATGVPAGLGEPVFDKLDARLAAAVMSVGAVKGVEIGSGFAAARASGSENNDPMRAEGFLSNNAGGILAGISTGQDIVLRAAVKPIASIAREQLTVDRSGRETYVRVGGRHDVCAIPRIVPVLAAMVRLVLADAVLLQRRMEGGQ; encoded by the coding sequence GTGGCGGGCAATACTTTCGGCGTACTTTTCCGGCTGACCACATTCGGGGAATCCCACGGTCCGGCACTGGGCGGCGTTGTGGACGGCTGCCCGGCCGGAATCGGACTGAGCGAGGCCATGATCCAGGCCGAACTGGACAGACGCCGTCCGGGCCAGGGCGGGCCGGCCGTCACCGCGCGTGCGGAAGCGGACCGTATCCGGCTGCTGTCCGGGGTTTTCGAGGGCCGGACCACGGGCACGAGCATCGGCTTTGCCGTGGAAAACACGGACCAGCGTTCCCGCGATTACGAAGCCATCAGAAATATATTCCGCCCCGGTCACGGCGACATGAGTTACGAGGCCAAGTACGGCCTGCGGGATTACCATGGCGGCGGACGGGCTTCGGGCCGGGAAACCGTCTCCCGCGTGGCGGGCGGAGCCGTGGCCGGAGCCTTTCTGGACACCATCGGGGTGGCTGTCCGGGCCGCCGCCGTGGAACTGGGCGGCGTGCCTGCGGGGGCAACGGACCTGGACGGCGCTCAGGACCGTCCTTTCTTCGCGGCCGCCCCCGATGCGGCGGTAAAGTGGGAACAAGTGGTCCGGGAAGCTGTTTCCCGCGGAGACACCGTGGGCGGCATCGTCGAAGTGCGGGCCACAGGCGTGCCTGCGGGACTTGGCGAGCCGGTCTTCGACAAGCTCGACGCCCGTCTGGCCGCTGCCGTCATGAGCGTGGGCGCGGTCAAGGGCGTGGAGATCGGCTCCGGATTCGCGGCGGCGCGCGCTTCGGGCAGCGAGAACAACGACCCCATGCGCGCGGAAGGTTTCCTGTCCAACAACGCCGGAGGCATTCTGGCGGGCATTTCCACGGGTCAGGACATCGTGCTCCGGGCCGCCGTCAAGCCCATCGCTTCCATCGCCAGGGAGCAGTTGACCGTGGACCGCTCCGGCCGGGAAACATATGTGCGCGTGGGCGGCAGGCATGACGTCTGCGCCATCCCGCGCATTGTGCCCGTGCTTGCGGCCATGGTCCGGCTGGTGCTGGCCGACGCCGTGCTGCTGCAACGGCGCATGGAGGGTGGGCAATGA
- a CDS encoding TrmH family RNA methyltransferase: MPDRYLTDARKARLRNVLEKRQPDLTLVLNNIHDPHNVSAILRSCDAFGVFGVHLYYTKESFPALANSSSGSAKKWVEQTRHRDAEAMIASLRGQGMQIVGTGFGASARPVMDVDFTRPTAVVLGNEHRGMDPDVRRHVPDEIYIPMFGMVQSLNVSVAAAAILYEAMRQRRAAGMYDRSAWSAGERETLYADWCKRGKAY; this comes from the coding sequence ATGCCTGACAGATATCTGACCGACGCCCGCAAGGCCCGGCTGAGAAACGTACTGGAAAAACGCCAGCCGGACCTGACCCTGGTGCTGAACAACATCCACGATCCCCACAACGTCTCGGCCATTCTGCGCAGCTGCGACGCCTTCGGCGTGTTCGGCGTGCATCTCTATTATACCAAGGAAAGCTTCCCCGCTCTGGCCAACAGTTCTTCGGGTTCGGCCAAGAAATGGGTGGAACAGACCCGGCACCGTGACGCCGAAGCCATGATCGCCTCCCTGCGCGGACAGGGCATGCAGATCGTGGGCACGGGCTTCGGGGCTTCGGCGCGGCCGGTGATGGACGTGGATTTCACCCGGCCCACGGCCGTGGTGCTGGGCAACGAACACCGGGGCATGGACCCGGATGTGCGGCGGCACGTGCCCGATGAAATATATATCCCCATGTTCGGCATGGTGCAGAGCCTGAATGTTTCGGTGGCCGCGGCGGCCATCCTGTACGAGGCCATGCGCCAGCGCCGCGCGGCGGGCATGTATGACAGGAGTGCCTGGTCCGCCGGAGAGCGCGAGACGCTGTACGCGGACTGGTGCAAGCGGGGCAAGGCGTACTGA
- a CDS encoding TlyA family RNA methyltransferase — MAGNLDRADVVMAEQGLAESREKAKRLIMAGQVFLTRNGRRTPVAKPGQQVPRTAELEVRQGERFVSRGGYKLLSALEGFGLDVAGLTALDAGASTGGFTDCLLQAGAKRVYAVDVGHGQLHWKLVQDERVINLERVNLRHATPDLLPEEVDLVVADCSFISLKLILPPCVRFLKGGGQVLALVKPQFELGPEHTVKGVVRSEELQRRAVEEIREFARTELGLTDLGALPAGVKGPKGNQEYVLRLARSGENMKISASSRPTAAHPQTCLTDI, encoded by the coding sequence ATGGCCGGAAACCTGGACCGCGCCGATGTGGTCATGGCCGAACAGGGACTGGCCGAGAGCCGGGAAAAAGCCAAACGGCTGATCATGGCCGGGCAGGTGTTTCTGACGCGAAACGGCCGCAGAACGCCGGTGGCCAAGCCGGGGCAGCAGGTGCCGCGCACAGCGGAGCTGGAGGTCCGGCAGGGTGAACGCTTCGTCTCGCGCGGCGGGTACAAGCTGCTCTCGGCGCTGGAGGGTTTCGGTCTGGATGTCGCCGGTCTGACCGCTCTGGACGCGGGCGCGTCCACGGGCGGATTCACGGACTGCCTGTTGCAGGCCGGAGCGAAGCGGGTCTACGCCGTGGACGTGGGTCACGGCCAGCTGCACTGGAAACTGGTGCAGGACGAACGGGTGATCAATCTGGAGCGCGTCAATCTGCGCCACGCCACGCCCGATCTGCTCCCCGAAGAGGTGGATCTGGTCGTGGCGGACTGCTCCTTCATCTCCCTGAAACTCATTCTGCCGCCCTGTGTCCGCTTCCTGAAAGGAGGCGGCCAGGTACTGGCCCTGGTCAAGCCGCAGTTCGAGCTGGGGCCGGAACATACGGTCAAGGGCGTCGTCCGCTCGGAAGAGCTGCAACGGCGGGCCGTGGAGGAAATCCGGGAATTCGCCCGCACGGAACTCGGCCTGACGGATCTGGGCGCACTGCCCGCCGGAGTGAAGGGCCCCAAAGGAAATCAGGAATATGTGCTGCGCCTCGCGCGGTCTGGCGAAAACATGAAAATTTCGGCATCTTCCCGGCCGACGGCCGCTCATCCGCAAACATGCCTGACAGATATCTGA
- the glgP gene encoding alpha-glucan family phosphorylase: MQPFHTYTVVPKLPERLQPLKDLAHNLYFSWHHEVEDFFAQMDRELWEKSEHNPVLFLNHLPQGMLEELAEDEFFLDRLSTVAANFRKYMEKRGSAGFDGLGQGPVVAYFSAEYGIAQCLPVYSGGLGILAGDHLKSASDLNIPLVGVGLCYQRGFFRQYLTHDGWQQERYQANDFDEMPLSPVLDANAEPLRVRIVMQGRPLFFRIWRADVGRIPLFLMDTNVAENTPDRREITAQLYGGDLEMRIMQEFLLGIGGVKALEAMGMSPRVIHMNEGHSAFAGLERIRALMHERGLSFEAAMELVAQSSVFTTHTPVPAGNDRFPMELMERYFQEYAADLGLSWKVFLALGRENTRDDSETFCMTVLALRLSRFNNGVSRLHGEVSRKMWARVWPQYPEKDVPITSVTNGIHFPSWVAPEMSMLYDRFLGQSWREDPDCERVGEKFGTIPDIELWRTHERLRERLVDFVRRRMQKQIISRGGRNWELEIAENVLDPEALTIGFARRFASYKRAYLLLKDDDRLKRLMSNPARPIQFIFAGKAHPRDNEGKKIIQELIALCQAKDTQAKMVFLEDYDIQVARHLVQGCDVWLNNPRRPLEACGTSGMKAMANGVLNLSTLDGWWDEAWMPDNSVGWAIGNAEKYDDLEYQDFVESQILYNILENDVIPLFYERGQSSFPRRWAQRMKQALKLLGPVFNGHRMVEEYARRAYLPSSDSYARLSADGYRPARELAEWRMKLLTSWGELGIRNIRSGSNGEMFVGEDLEVSAEILVRDLDIADIQVEIYTGPLDYTGSFSSRSTFIMHPEGQTEDGWHIYRGSARPLSAGKFGFTVRVLPCHPLLRDPHSLGLIFWADEAVQG, translated from the coding sequence ATGCAACCGTTCCACACCTATACCGTTGTACCCAAACTGCCGGAAAGGCTGCAACCGCTGAAGGACCTGGCGCATAACCTGTATTTCTCCTGGCACCACGAGGTGGAAGATTTTTTCGCCCAGATGGACAGAGAGCTGTGGGAAAAGAGCGAACACAATCCCGTCCTGTTCCTGAACCACCTGCCTCAGGGCATGCTGGAAGAACTGGCGGAGGATGAATTTTTCCTGGACCGCCTGTCAACCGTTGCTGCGAACTTCCGGAAATATATGGAGAAACGCGGTTCCGCCGGTTTCGACGGCCTGGGGCAGGGGCCGGTGGTCGCCTATTTCAGCGCCGAGTATGGTATCGCCCAGTGTCTGCCCGTGTATTCCGGAGGACTGGGCATTCTGGCGGGAGACCATCTCAAGTCCGCCAGCGACCTGAACATCCCCCTGGTGGGTGTAGGACTCTGCTATCAGCGCGGTTTTTTCCGGCAGTATCTGACCCATGACGGCTGGCAGCAGGAGCGCTACCAGGCCAACGATTTCGACGAGATGCCCCTTTCCCCCGTGCTGGACGCCAACGCCGAACCGCTCAGGGTACGCATCGTCATGCAGGGACGGCCGCTTTTCTTCCGCATCTGGCGGGCCGACGTGGGCCGGATTCCCCTCTTCCTCATGGATACCAATGTCGCCGAGAACACGCCGGACCGCAGGGAAATAACGGCCCAGCTCTACGGCGGCGACCTGGAAATGCGGATCATGCAGGAATTTCTGCTGGGCATCGGCGGGGTCAAGGCCCTGGAGGCCATGGGCATGTCGCCCCGGGTCATCCACATGAACGAGGGACATTCCGCCTTCGCCGGACTGGAACGCATCCGGGCGCTCATGCACGAGCGGGGTCTGAGTTTCGAGGCCGCCATGGAACTGGTGGCCCAGAGTTCCGTATTCACCACGCACACCCCGGTCCCGGCGGGCAATGACCGCTTTCCGATGGAGCTCATGGAGCGCTATTTTCAGGAATACGCCGCCGATCTGGGCCTTTCCTGGAAGGTCTTCCTGGCCCTGGGGAGGGAAAACACCCGTGACGACAGCGAAACCTTCTGCATGACGGTGCTGGCCCTGCGCCTGTCGAGGTTCAACAACGGCGTAAGCCGCCTGCACGGCGAGGTTTCCCGGAAAATGTGGGCCAGAGTCTGGCCCCAGTACCCGGAAAAGGATGTGCCCATCACCTCCGTGACCAACGGGATTCACTTCCCCTCCTGGGTGGCGCCGGAAATGTCCATGCTCTACGACCGCTTTCTGGGACAGTCCTGGCGAGAGGATCCGGACTGCGAACGGGTGGGGGAAAAATTCGGCACCATTCCGGACATCGAGCTGTGGCGCACTCACGAGCGGCTGCGGGAGCGGCTGGTGGATTTCGTGCGGCGCCGGATGCAGAAGCAGATCATTTCCCGGGGCGGCCGCAACTGGGAGCTGGAAATCGCGGAGAACGTGCTCGATCCCGAAGCCCTGACCATCGGCTTTGCCCGCCGCTTCGCCTCGTACAAGCGGGCCTACCTGCTGCTCAAGGACGACGACCGCCTGAAACGGCTCATGTCCAATCCGGCCCGGCCCATCCAGTTCATCTTCGCGGGCAAGGCCCATCCCAGGGACAACGAGGGAAAGAAGATCATTCAGGAGCTGATAGCCCTGTGTCAGGCCAAGGACACGCAGGCCAAGATGGTCTTTCTGGAGGACTACGACATACAGGTGGCCCGGCATCTGGTGCAGGGCTGCGACGTATGGCTGAACAACCCCCGCCGTCCTCTGGAAGCCTGCGGCACCAGCGGCATGAAGGCCATGGCCAACGGCGTGCTGAACCTGAGCACTCTGGACGGCTGGTGGGACGAGGCCTGGATGCCCGACAACAGCGTGGGCTGGGCCATCGGCAACGCCGAGAAGTACGACGACCTGGAATACCAGGATTTCGTGGAGAGCCAGATTCTGTACAACATTCTGGAGAATGACGTCATTCCGCTTTTCTATGAACGCGGACAGAGTTCCTTCCCCCGGCGCTGGGCGCAGCGCATGAAGCAGGCCCTGAAGCTTCTGGGACCGGTGTTCAACGGGCACCGCATGGTGGAGGAATATGCCCGGCGGGCCTATCTGCCCTCCAGCGACAGCTACGCCCGGCTGTCGGCCGACGGGTACCGCCCGGCCAGAGAACTGGCCGAGTGGCGCATGAAGCTTCTGACCAGCTGGGGAGAGCTGGGCATCCGCAACATCCGCAGCGGCTCGAACGGGGAAATGTTCGTGGGCGAAGATCTGGAGGTCAGTGCCGAAATTCTGGTGCGGGATCTGGATATCGCGGACATTCAGGTGGAAATATACACCGGCCCCCTCGACTACACCGGGAGCTTTTCGAGCCGGTCCACGTTCATCATGCATCCCGAAGGGCAAACCGAGGACGGCTGGCACATCTACCGGGGCTCGGCCAGACCTCTGTCCGCAGGCAAATTCGGGTTCACGGTGCGGGTCCTGCCCTGTCATCCGCTTCTACGCGATCCGCACAGTCTGGGACTCATCTTCTGGGCCGATGAAGCCGTGCAAGGGTAG
- the dut gene encoding dUTP diphosphatase: MTFCSEETTVRVKVRFLSPVCSGETFTYATPGSAGIDLRACMEEAEVCIGPGGRHAFPTGVALECTMPGVAGFVYSRSGLGTRDGLVVAQGVGVIDPDYRGEIIVCLLNTSDRERIVVRGQRIAQLVFQPVFRACLEPVAELSETLRGAGGFGHTGKS, encoded by the coding sequence ATGACCTTCTGTTCCGAGGAAACCACCGTTCGGGTCAAGGTCCGGTTCCTGTCCCCGGTATGTTCCGGGGAGACCTTCACATACGCCACTCCGGGCTCGGCCGGTATCGACCTGCGGGCCTGCATGGAAGAAGCAGAGGTATGCATCGGGCCGGGCGGCCGCCATGCCTTTCCCACAGGGGTGGCTCTGGAATGCACGATGCCGGGAGTGGCCGGATTTGTCTATTCCAGGAGCGGCCTCGGGACCAGAGACGGGCTGGTGGTGGCTCAGGGCGTGGGCGTCATCGATCCGGACTACAGGGGCGAGATCATTGTCTGCCTGCTCAATACCTCGGACCGGGAGCGTATCGTGGTCCGGGGCCAGCGCATCGCCCAGCTGGTCTTTCAGCCTGTCTTCAGGGCCTGTCTGGAACCCGTGGCCGAACTTTCGGAAACCCTTCGCGGCGCGGGCGGCTTCGGCCACACGGGAAAATCCTGA